The genomic segment ACTAGGTTTGTGACATAGAAAGTTAAGAAgactaaaatatttatgaaaattttttcTTGCAGTAGCTTATtcgaactctacattttctgtTGTCATAAAATAGGTCATATAAATCGTTGAAATAGAAGAACTACGAGAGCTTCAGAAATTGCAGTATAATGCTTTTCACTCACAATTTTTGTGCAcatcgaaatataataatatggaaatTTAAGGGgagactaaccctaaattgacgattttataatttatttttattactttttcacctggcatatggaAGACttgcgtgagtgtgaagagagacggacgatgtttgattttttgcgtgaGTCGCCCTCTGAACTCTTGTACATCTACCACTTTACGTAGGTACAGGAAAATTTAGCAATGACAACGAACACTTACACTCCCTCAGTGCATGTTTAGTTGCAGTTAGTAACGCTTATATCTTTTCCCAGGATACTTAACAAATCCCTGCGCGCCGAATAACTTACATTATGAACTAAAGTCAATGATACATAGATGACATGACGGGCTACCGCAAAAGCCTTTTTATGGTGATTTTCGACACAGTTACGTTTCTTTAGTATTGTATTTCGATGGTCGTACAAAACGCTTTAGCGCTAGCAAAACGTTTTTATGACAAATAACATGTCGTAAAAATAATTTCCTGGTGGATTTGGTCTATTACGCGCTgttttgttgtttctgtactGTCATGTCGTTGATAAAATCGTTAAGGTTCGGCTACACTAATGCGATTTTTAAACATCCCTTACTTgatgtttatcgcgcggaactGTACAtattccgggacaaaatttCCTTTACCGGGATTCAAGcccaatttcattaaaatcggtttagcggtaagcgtgaagaggtgacggATAGCCTATACAGTTTTGCATTATCAATtttgaaaacataataattataatacgaaTCGTTATTCTGTGCTAGAGATGGTGGCAACTTCTAGCTGaaactaaataatttatacttagCTGTTATTTATTCTTTTGGAATTACCAATAcattatttgatattattattattgcttccacagtacaaaacaaataaaaactgTGACAAATTGTTATTGAAGACGATAATAAATTCAGttgtttgtttaatattttttctacacctacatatcttatatctttaaacgagcaattcttgtatatatatattactagctgtttgaccgagctttgctcggtattcgataaaacacatgacattttctaaaaatgattcctagctagatcgatttatcgcccccgaaaccccctatatactaaatttaatgaaaatcgttggagccgattccgagatgtatatatgtatatatacaagaattgctcgtttaaaggtatttaaagatataattggAATTaggttaggaggcggttggtgaaaacaggcatgagtcccgggaaaagataCAAGATTTTGTCACATAAAATAACGGGAAGCATACTGGATCTGTATCCAGATATAACGCAAATCCAGTATTCTTCTGAAATAACGTCAAAccgaaagaaaatattattaagatttaCATCTCCAGAAATTGATGTTTTTGTTGTCGCTCTACTTACAGGACTATGATCCCTAAAACAGTAAGAAATAAGTGAGattaatgatgattatgattgTAAACAACTGGGGGATTTCTGGCAACTCCTAGCTTTATCCACCGACTCAGTGGCGTAGCGAGGTAGCTGAGGACCCAAAAAAGTACCCAACCAGTGGCGACGCAACTGGCAAAACATAAATAGTACACATACTCACCCACAGGTGAGGCCCTGTAATCAGAGGCGGCCCTGTATTAAGAACGTCCCGTGCCAATTAactaatacaaatacaaatatctttattgTAGACTACTGTGGTCCATTGGTTAGtattacatacataaaaaaatagggttagttaaaaagaacaaaacataacttaaaataaataattaacactaAACTAAATCATGCCCCCAATTAGAACTATGAGCGGATGTATCCTGAATGTCTGCTCTCGAATTCGTTCATATTAATCCAAAGACACTCGAACTGTATGTTTAGTATAGTTTAGAATAAATTCACTTGTAATTaaaacttagtttgttcctaaagaAGGAGAATTGAatctcaacactaacgacgcgacacCATTCTGCTTAGGGAAaataccaggagggggggggggtctcTTGAGTTCGGAGGCCCCGTGGCACCCCCATCTTGCCCGTTAGTAGCTACGCCACTGCATCGACCTTTTCAGCCAGTGCCAGCCCACGCTGTCTCGTTGGATGGCGGCCAGGATTTTACTCTTCATTCATACTTTCTACTACTTAAAGTCAAAATGATTACGTCATTCTGTGTGGGAGTATTTTAGTTCTATTGTGCTTTAGTTTTGTGATATATTTAATACGACGACTAACTAAATATATATGGGGAGGttgaaaaataatttcttatGACTTTAACCAACTTTAAGACCGGTGGAGGTTTCCAATCATTTTAGGCATTGAAGTCAGGTTTTTCAGTGAGGATTTTCTTATGCTTCTTTCACTGTTGCTCTTTGCTAAGTTACAATGCAGTGGCGGCATGATGGGTCACTAGACTAATGTCGgcagaaaatgaaacctataggctagagtctagactctagtttATAAACGCAgacattttattagaatttttgttGGTCACTGTTACCTGCCGCGTTGATCTGCACGGTACCTTTATCTGATAATATCGAAAAATTACGTGTATATTGCAGGCGATATTTGGGTCTGTACGTTTCAGTTTCCCTGAACTATGACCTTTTTAATCTGACTGCCCACGGATTTGGCAATTTGCCAGGCCACCGAAAATATTCATTCATAAATCCCCTGATCTAAATGTTTAATCTTCACGTTATTGATGGTAACATTTCCATTATTGTGGTAACTACACTATACATGGTGAATTTCGTTTGAAGATTTGGCGGAATGGGTACaagttacaagtattattaaagggacagaaattatgggggtacatacgagtgaatcaaaatttaaactaatattcgtGGAGAAATTATGGAATTATGAAATGAATCacccaaggtatttattgcaattgtgttcaaaatgagtttCAAAATCTGCTTTttatcattacgcttgtgtaaAAATAGCACTAAACTatcaccttagttaatttaccatttaacAAGTTcgctaagcgtcatctagctgtatGTTGAACGtcgcagtcaacaagtcggctaaacgacgtatagccgtgtgattgaatggcttttttaaccagtcgtCTGCGACAGATACACtactgaataaaagtacattacgTACTGGTTTCTACGAAAGTGTTGAGGCACTTAGGCTCAACTCGCACTGGGACAAAGTCGAAGAGTCTCTACGGGTCATGTTTTGGTATACGGCATCATCTCTATTATTCTAGCCTTACGGAAAGTTGCTTCTTGAGTGGATGAAAAACATATGGACAACGAAAACGTATCATTTTCACATCTTAAATAcacctaatatttttttattaacctaATAAACCTATAACCGACATAATTTATATCCCCATttgtaataattgttattatcacACATTAGTCCATCATACCTACTTCGAAAATGATCATATAAttcattaaaacattttaatataatcatatgtgtcaaaatatatattctgggtaatatatttatggtattaaaatatttttatgttggcAACATTGCGATGgcgccaactagttccgcgatGCATAAATAACCACttcattataatttttgaggaatATCTCGAATTCTTGAAActttttattgttaagtaatAAACTTACAAGGTCACGGGAAAACCGACTTAAAGGTTGTCAGTTTATGGTCTTGTTAGAGGTGGTCTTTATgttagagctcgacaaggcgttaaatgaatgtggcgaaaaaggaactaacgttgTCAACacacaaaaacgcaatttttgacagttctactTTACCAGCAGCTCCCCGGGCACGTTCATATAATATCGCACTTTATACATGACGCCCgttactccgttgtgccaacATTCGTTTCTCGCGCGGCAATCGGACATTTTTCGAggaaaaaagtatcttatgtccctttccgggactcacagtatctccataccatatttcagcaaaatcggttcagcggtttgggcgtgaagaggcaacggacagaaagacagacacacgttcacatttataatattagtatggattgagtTTGATTATAATAGTTTAAATCGTTCTATTTTTGTCATTACAGGGCATTCTGAATACGGTTGTGTTGATAtcggaaaaaaaattataggataaacaataaacatgttTTGGTAAGATCCATGTTCTGCAGGCCGTCGAATATACGGAAAAGgcaaatattactttttatataGCCAAATATTTAGTACGTGCGGTTTTCTCTATCGCAATCAAAATGCAAGCACAAGAAGATTCTCGTGCGGCCTATGAATTATTGGTTAATTTAAAGAAGATATCAAATGAAATAGGCAGTAAacttttaatacatattttagatTAACCCGAATAGTTTATATCAATAAAAGTCAGTTAAAACTTACTAATGAGGTGTTAATGCTCGCTGAGAAGAACGGTacactaattttatttaattaattccaAAGAATTCTGGTTCGAATTTACgcatttgtttattaatttattggctattatattttattatttaccagttttatgtatttataattatactatTGGAATATTTTAGAAACTTGTTTATATAGGCCGACTAAAGCTCTGTTTTGGTTTTGGGAAGAGTTGCTTACGCAACTTGATGAGCCACTGGTTGCTAAGAGCAAAATATTGTGgcgatagtatttttttatattcatacgagtttttgcccgcggcttcgctcgcgttaagaagtattattatatacaaactttcatcccctattttaaccccttggaggtagaattgatcaaaatcctttcttatcggatgcctacgtcatctacctgcatgccaaatttcagcccgatcggtccagtggtatGGGCTGTGCGTtcatagatcaccatgtcagtcagacacctttaagttttatatatatagatttcgaATATAATACGGAAGTCTATCTGACAGTTACTTCTTTGTACACTTGAGGTGGTAAAACGATTTTGTTAACATTTGGAAGACaattagataaaaataaacatattcaATAATATCATTGTCTCGGCTTTGATTTTAGACTTTAGATTTTCTAGACATTTAAAACTCTTCCTTTTtcgaagttggttaaaaagacAAACAGACtttgcatttattattttttacgtttatAACGTTGAAAGTTTTCTAAGACCTCCAGCATTGACAGCCTTTTAAAATTCATACTAAAACAACTTTATTTCACCACATCATATCAAATAACAGCTATCACACTGTGCTTACCATTAATTCCTAGGTGGCATTCGACTTgtcgaaatatgtaaatattaataatataattcataataaaatcgATAGTAACAACGATCTTACGACGTGTATTCTGTGGCGAATATCCATACTGGTAtaataaatccgaaagtgtgtctgtctgtctgttacctctttacgcccgaaccgctaaaccgattatgCTGAGATTTGgtgtagagatactttgagtccataggaaagaacataggacaCTTTATACCCCGGAAATACGGGTTCTCCgccataaactaattttggcgcaacggagttgaattttccatagaacttggcactcatttagatctccatcctttttacggcgaagtccatagacaagaataatgtttgtattgaacttggctctccatttttacatttatatttttggtgggataaataATAATCGTTCTATTACAGAGCATTCTCAATACGGTTGCGTTGAtaattaattttggcgcaacggagttgcgggcgtcatctagttatttctTAAGAGGGATTACGAAAGCACTCGCCTGTTTACATAGGAGTGACAATCGTGAAAATTGAAGAGAAGAAATATGAATGAAGGTGGAAGAAATAATGCTTACAAGATGGCGGCAGAGCCTTGTAGAGCTGTATTACTATCATGAGGAATGGTAATAATTTTTccagttttaaaattttcatgattaataaatttatacgtgggagagccatgcttcggcacgaatgggccggctcgaccggagaaatagcacgttctcacagaaaaacggcgtgaaacagcgcttgcgctgtgtttcgccgagtgagtgagtttaccggaggcccaatcccctaccctattgccttccctaccctcccctattcccttccctatcctcccctattcccttccctaccctcccctattcccttccctaccctcccctattcccttcccttcccatccctaccctcccctattaccatattccctcttaaaaggccggcaacgcacctgcagctcttctgatgctgcgagtgtccatgggcgacggaagttgctttccatcaggtgacccgtttgctcgtttgcccccttatttcataaaaaaaaatagaggacGTGCGGAATAATATTGATCTACGAACCGTTATCGACaataagaaaattaatattgattatTTCATTGATATGTGCTGTTGCCTATAGTTTCTGCACAGTCCTTATACTCTGTAGTACCTATTATAGCGGATTTACGtgattccaatccagtaatcatatgtagcgctggattgctactggaagAGTGGAAACGGGTactgcagggctaaaatggtcgcatttagcaactcctctcaatcaattcaggaaatgaattgtcaaaactgtcaaactgacaaatgtcaaattagtacgaattattacagatcgacaaggctttttgtgaccattttgcaattaaaagaaaataaatcatattatgattcgtattatgattctacaaagcTACCATTGTAGCCCCGCTGGAATGCATTGGAATGCGCTGAATTGCTTTCCAGTAGCCGTTTACATTActccagtagcaatccagtgCTAGAttttactggattggaataatccAAACCGGCCATTAAGCAACTCTCCCTTGTTATTTTATGCCGTGTGCCAACACAGTAGCGTGTATTTCAACAAACTACAAATTTTTATTACACCTATCATGAACGTACTATGCACATTTAAAGTAATAAACTCATGTTATTTATGCCgaattgttatataatatcgacGATAAATTTGTTAAGAACCtgacaaataattattttactgcgTGATTTGTGTTTATTTGAATATCATGAATTATACATGAAATATCTTTAGTTTTCGTTAGGACTTTATTTTCTTGAAGGAATGatatttgcaaaaataatgttttcgaAGTTTCTGAAGAATTTATTCTTATTACTACCAGTACAAGCCGAGTGCCGTATCTTAGGAAACatcaaaatatcataataaagtatatttataacATGTAGTTGTTTTGGCAAAGCAAATCAGAGGCGCCAGTCACGACCTTTGTTAGAAATTgtaaacaaataagtatttcttTCCGATAACCTTTGGATATCATCTATACTCCACCGCGCCGGACACTGGGCAGACAGTACTGTGCGAGTAGCGAATGGCAAAATGTCTCTCAGTTGGGGTATCTGTATAATTCTTCTTTCAACACCTATAGCGGTGGTGTGTAGCGAAACGAAACAAACATTTAGGCAGTGTCCAAAAGAGTTGAAACCTGGAAAAGAATTAAATTTGGAACGGTTGACCGGCGATTGGTACCCGGTGTACTACTGGCCGAAGAAGTTTGCGCCGAATGAGTGTTATAAAGTGACATTCAAGGAGGTCGCCCATGCGGACGCGGGGCCATGTAGAGACAAGATTCCAGAGGGTGAGAAAATTATCCAATCGACGTTCACGACGCAGCAGAAAACATGGACCCAATATTTCTACGGAGCGGGTGAGGTGACACATTTCTCTATGAGCGTAGAAATCATTAAAGAATGTGTGTTCGTCGATGCGATGTGGAGAGACCTGGGCAACGGGTACACGCTAGTCACTGCCTGTCCAATTGGTGCTAATGCTCTGATGGCGAGGAATCTGACGTCATCTTCTGAACTACAGGTGGTCGTCGACAGCATTGATGCTTTGAAGGACACTGAAGGAGGTTCCAGTTGTATATAGTCCTTTATTGAAGGACTTTGTCCTTTGTGGGcttatataattttgtaatcaTTAATAAAGAGTATATTTAGATaaagatgttttatttttacgcTTATCTGtgttttgttgtattttaatttgtatCTGTATCTACTATCATATTTCCAAAGTTTAGGCTGAACATTACCAAATAACATGAGAATCCGGTCAGTAATTTTTGCAAGTTAGAGTTGTTACTGCTTAGACTTATCACTTACCCATAGTAATCAGAACCCACAGACTAAGAAGAGATACTACGTATCAGAACCTTAACACAAGAAATAAAACTAAACATAATAAACCTacactccactcgggctaacttgtcgatagcggtcattgactccctgtcagaaacttgtcattttccatataaaaccacgattgacaatatctgacactttattgtcaatcgctgtttatatggaaaatgacaagattttgacagggagtcaatgaccgctagcgacaagttagcccgagtggagtatagtaattttgaatttaattttctagCAATGAGAAATAAATATAGGCATTAGGCATAATTTAATTTAGCTTTGAGTTACCATTAAGATGTATCATTATTATGGATAACCAGATCACGAAATCGATCTAATTATTTGAACTAATTTTATTGTCATAGATTACTATGAGATTTTTTTGCTAATATTATCTGTCTGagttagtttttagggttcaacAAAACACATCTTACTTTACGCTCCACACAACTTTAAGATTACTCAGCAGTCAGCGTAACTGCCCATTGTTTAATTCATAGGACTCTTTGGCGAGATGAGGAGTGAGCAGAGCGAGTGCGAGGGTGACACGTCATTGGTAGATCGGCGATAAAACGACGTGCTATTGGTAGATCTGTGATTAGACCGTGAAAGGTTATTGGTAGACGGTAGTCTATAACCTATTACCGTCAATAATACATGCTCTGTCCACTTGTCTAGTTAGTATACGTAATACGAACTAGACAGATGGACTTTCACAATAGAACATTTCAAAATCTGAAGTAAGTATTTACTCCAGTTGGACTAACAAAATGACTTTCAAACAAAATGTATGTCTGTTGTTATGAATGAAGGACTTCATCCATGTTATTATGAATGAATCCAGATGGACATCTGAATTCATTTGGTTTCATCTGAatggattattaattattatttatcttgaTTCTAAAGGTTCATCCTTTCTTATTATTTGTACGGAACTTTTCGTATGCAAGTTGTACTCGCACTTACCAGTTTTTTTACTGATCTAGATTTTGATTCATAGAATCAATCATATACAGTTAAGTCATTGTTAAAACCACTATTGTCATTGAGCAAAAAGTTGTAATTAACGGTTTTAAGCTATTCTTGATGATCATTTTTGGAATTAGCTactataaatcatattattcatCAATTATGTATAATACGAAGAGTTTTTTCTCTTGCCTAAATGAGTTACCAGTATTTACTAGTTACTTACTTTGACTCTGTTTTGAGTTTTCCATCTGCATCTTACCttgttataaatttaaaaaaaaagatagtaATGGTCTAGCTCATGATCGACATGATCGAAGCCTATTGTGTATGAAAATATGTAGTAATCATGGTTATTTATCATGGCCCAAGTCCCTAGACTAGACCTTTGACtagggttacacggtcagtctgctatcagtctcagactgacgccagaatgatcgccggaaagtacataataaaaaatgatcAGTCAGTCAATTACACGATCATTCTTTCGACAGTCtggatcagactgatggactgaactgatgcctgACAGACCGTGTAACCTGACATACAAACTGACAGTCGTGCTGTAGTTAGTATACGTATTTTTTGTTCTAGACGGAGGACAAAGACGTGGCCCTGAGCATCGTCGAGCAGTCTGCGGCGACGTTAGTTTTTGTTACAATTACTGTAAAAACTCTAGCTcctacatactaatattataatagtgtatgtctgtctctctgtctgttacttctacATGCTTAGCTAAAGCTATTTAGATTAAATATAACATAATGAAGCTACTTTAAATCCTAGCAAAGGACAAGGGATGGTTTTTACCCCCGGAAAATATAGGATTCTCGAAATAAgtgtgtatattttttttacataaatattcctaaatttaatattaatgtcGCCGGCTTTCTATAAGTGTCACGTACTACGCAAAAACAGTCGTGTacctatattataaagtaattaattatctGTTATACATTTAGGTTTTCCAAAAGTTTTGATTTCAACGGATTAAACTTCTAGAATTATTATTCAAAGCTTACTGCTTACCTTCATATCAAAGCCTACGTCTAAATCTAAATCCATATTAATCCGTAATTTAATCTAATACAGATATTATATCACTAAGATAAGTTTGGATATCAAATTCTTcgatattttcccataaaacCTGATATTAAGATGATGAAAAAATTTAAGAGGACGCGTAGGCCGTGATATAGTAGTGATAAGTGTATCGCCCTAGATAACACTGTGACGATGTGAAGATAGGCAATATCgactatatgtatattgtataggtaCCGTCGTTTGATGGATTAGTCGGCGGTTTTCACACGAGGATAAAAAATTCGAATTtataggcgcagcgcagacgacagactatccgtgacgcactttttagtccgtggaaatagaacctatgcaataattatatgcagtaacgcacacatctgcgctgcgcgtcgtgtgcatataattgcataggttctatttccacagactacaaaagtgcgtcacggatagtctgtcgtctgcgctgcgccatAAAGAGACTAGCCGATCCGACTGATGTTTTCCGTACACACgtcataaataataacattattaaataaagtattacaaactggactaaaatataattcgtgattaataaaatatagtataacTGTGGTATAACTAACTCGACTTTCTGTTTTTGGGATTTCGGATTATCAGTTAACTAgatgttccacgcggcttcgcccgcgtaatttaggtatttcatggaaaccgtacatttttccgcgaaaaatagcctatgtcccttcacatagtctattcttcatgtgccacataacataaaaattgctccagtagttctcaagattataagcaatttcatataattttccccgttttttccacattttcctttgtttcttcgctccaattgatcttagcttaatattatatagcctatacctatagccttcctcgggctatctaacattgaaataattagggttccgtagtcaacaaggaactgtctgtccgtctgtctgtccgcggttttgctcagagactataggaccttttttttacatggggaaatgttttgcgcatccccggcagttgggaacatcggccggggtatgtgggactctccgaaaaactacccactaaacccccatggtgctccactcccctaGGCACAGTCACGGGCACGATTAACCCACCGCAACTCTACCAGCGGTTGTCCGCGTCTCACAGACTCATCTATGCATGTAGAATTTTCTAGGTCGTCCCGCGGGGTGGCCTAGAAAAGCCCACATGTGTGCCGATGTGCAGGAGCACCATGCGCATCACGGCTCTCTCTGGAATGCAATCAATCTCGGTGCAATGGGCAGCAGTGTCCCCACACTGCTACCCCGAGTAAGAGATTataagacctacaaagctgtaatttggcatgaatatacgtatattaatgatgccgacaaaatggtacatgaaatcttaaaaaaatattttttatggtaccttccctacacatcaagcggggatgaatattttttttcgcgtccaccccatcgtgtgggatgtcgttggataaggtttttttaaatatgagtattcatagataattttccgatttagggattcgtttgtgaaatattaagttttaaagtggaaaaaatcgttagagtccagtgttacccccttctaccagctaaacggttgcttctggaaatgtgaaaaaattcacgggagtagaaaatatgctgaatttaaaaggaaaactatcacgggtaagaagacttcataagtttttgagttatagtcgatcaactaaaaaaaatgtattcggtgaAGTATATAGGAACTTTtagttcaaattcctttaaacgtaactgagatgatgttgttagtacgtagtgtaaaacacgttataaatgtacattcattgaccatacaaaaaatatcaaaaactagtggtaatacggaaccctatattgcgcgtggcccgacacgcacttggcaggttttttttcaaatcggactagtagttcctgagattagcacgttcaaacaaacaaacaaacaaactctttagctttataatattaaaagtatagaTATAAACCAAGACAGCTGCCTTAGTTGCGTAGCTACGCAGAAGTTAGTCTTATAGTGCTAAAgcgtgtgcgcaatacacaaggtCACATCACGGTCACCAATCCTCAGCGGGACGGATAAACCAACACTGACAGACTTTcaacatgtccatccgacgcttggatcatcttacttatcaatcaggtgatcagcctgcattgtccttatCAAACTTAATAATGTTTCGAGCCCACGAATTCTGAGTTGAGAGCCAAGctttaaccactggaccacggaggcgtttgagTAATGTTGTCTTAAGTTAATGGTGTATGAGGAAGCCAGAAGGTCAGCACCAAGTTTTGGGCAGTGCTAAAAGGGGACTGGTAATTTTATAATTGTGTTTTACTAGCGTTGGCGGTGAGCGATTTCTTCATACGTTATAGTCCAAGCGCCAGATACAtagtttgatattttatttccgCATTCAAATCGGTGAGCATTAATCGAAAGCTGGAAAAATATGAgatgttatattaaaatattgatatgtatgatattttaaaatgatttatgTGAAATACTTATATATTGCCTTAAGCACACTTTGGCatgacttttaaaataaaaatgtattaataaagtttaaaatctgattgtgtaatttaattttttaatgtaatttaatgaaGCTTCATTTCTTGTATGAGTCAGTCCATTTCCTACCATATAGTTTATTTAGacttaaagtataatattatgaaaaaactattttgctCTTGAAAAGCAAATAATATATAGGGTCGAATAAAGAACGAAGGTACATTAATGTTGAAATGAAATAGaagtatcgataaaaatattttcgattACTATTTAAGTATTAATTAGATTTTGTGCCCAGATCTTAGACTATAAAACTGGTGTGTTTGTTTA from the Aricia agestis chromosome 14, ilAriAges1.1, whole genome shotgun sequence genome contains:
- the LOC121733639 gene encoding uncharacterized protein LOC121733639: MSLSWGICIILLSTPIAVVCSETKQTFRQCPKELKPGKELNLERLTGDWYPVYYWPKKFAPNECYKVTFKEVAHADAGPCRDKIPEGEKIIQSTFTTQQKTWTQYFYGAGEVTHFSMSVEIIKECVFVDAMWRDLGNGYTLVTACPIGANALMARNLTSSSELQVVVDSIDALKDTEGGSSCI